A part of Rattus norvegicus strain BN/NHsdMcwi chromosome 4, GRCr8, whole genome shotgun sequence genomic DNA contains:
- the C4h9orf85 gene encoding uncharacterized protein C9orf85 homolog, with protein sequence MSYQKGSRAHFRPQAPDHITFKTRKFDSVQSKKINSRLHDRECQHCKVLEWCVQFNKYKPLSSLGSGLNVYKRQ encoded by the coding sequence ATGAGTTACCAGAAGGGCAGCAGGGCTCACTTTAGGCCTCAGGCACCAGATCACATCACCTTCAAAACTCGCAAGTTTGATAGTGTTCAGAGCAAGAAAATTAATTCACGACTCCATGATAGAGAATGTCAGCACTGCAAAGTTCTTGAATGGTGTGTGCAATTCAACAAATACAAGCCACTGTCAAGCCTGGGAAGTGGGCTAAATGTTTACAAAAGACAGTGA